The DNA region CGTGTCCCCGTAATCGTGGGACAGGAGGTTGATCCGCTGGTGCCGGAGCCCGAGGTGTCGCAGCAGCCCCTCCACGATGGTGGCCTGCTCGAAGATGGAGTAGCCATGGGGCCTCTGCAAAAGTGGGAGAGGGGTCCCAGTGAGAGCCTGACCCAGGAGGAGCCCACAGATTCCAGAATAAATGCCCCAAGGGAGGAATGTGGAATTATGGAATATGGAAAGAAGAAGCTTGTGAGCCCAGACTCGGCGGTTGGGATGTCCTCTGATGTCCACAAGGCCATGGGAGCATTGTCCATGCTCCAGAGGGGTCAAGGTGCATTTTCGAATCCCATCAAACCTAGCTGAAGGTCCACCAGAAACCTTCCCTATCCCTTCCACTGTTGTAATGACTTATCCCTTTTCCAGAGGTAAATGGGAGGAGAAAAACCAATTTTTCTCCTGGATGGCAAAAAACAATTTTCTGGAGTGCTGGGCCAAAAGCAACCATGAAAATCCTCATCCCAGGGTACTCACAGGCTTGTCACTGAATCCAAATCCGAGGAAATCGAGGGCAATCACCCGGTGGAAGCGCTGGGTCAGCCCTTCCCAGATCTGGGAAGAGGAGAAACGCATTGAAAAAGCATCCAGCGGGAGCAGAGGATGGAAAGATCTGCAGTGATGAGCAGCCATGGATGGACGTGCTCCTCCCCACCATCCCAGCAGAACATTGCAGCTCcaacaaaacagcagcaggtCAAAATTTCCCCAGTAAacagccacaccatccccaccaaaaaaagcccaaaaggAATTGTTGTGGCTCTTTTCCTGGACTGTGGGATGTGGAAAGAGCTTGGATTTCACACTGGGAGAGGAACGAGGTGATATCCTGGAGCACGGTGGTGCCTCCGGCAGAAATCAGGAATTCTCCTCTGGAGCATGGCCCacccctgctgtgctgcctgctcatCCCCAGGAGGtgaaaatcctgggatttgCTGTCAGATTCCAACCCCCTCACCTTGCTCCAGTCGTAGCTGGACGTTGGGAAGCCGTGCAGGAGCACCACGACATCAGAGCTGCCGACGGCGCCGCTGGAATCTGTGGGGAGAACGGGACACCTCGGGGTCAgctcttcccaaaatccctcccttCTAGGACAGGAATTGCTCCCTTCCGGAACGGGAATTGAGTCCATCCCACTGGGAATCcacctctccctctgctcctcaaAACCAAGGATGGGTTTGAGTCCCACCACAGCTTCCCTTCGGAAACCTCACCGGCTCAGTGAACAATCCAGGGATTGATTTCAAATCTATGGATTTTAAATCCATTGATAAAGGGATTTAATTAGCCCAGATTAATTCcagcagcctctgtgctgctgcaaaaaGGGTTTCCAGTGTCTTTTCCATGTTGGCATCCATTGGAGGATCTTGGGATCCTTCCCACCAAGGCACAAGAACCAACTTTCCCCAGTGAAACGTTCTGATCCATCCCTGGCGGATCCAGGATGGCAGAAACCAGCAGGGATTTGTCACCACCTGGCCCAGGTTTAGGAATGTCCCCATGGCCACCAAGGGATGGATGACTCTGTCACCTCTGTAGAAGATGTTCAGGTCCTTGTAGGTGAAGAAGCTTCCGGAGGATTTCCAGGAGCGCAGCGCCGGGGAAAGCTGGGGGGGTGGGATGTGCAGGTAGACGGCGAGGAGGGGCACGCCCAGCAGCCCCACCTGCAGCCACCACTCCTTCATCCTGCGGGACACAGCCGGGACACCGGGGTCACCCCGGAACTCCTGCATTGCCACTGAGCTCACCAGGTCTGGAGAAACCACATCCACATCCCCAAAACTCCCCTGTTCCTATAACCCACATCCACGTCCCCAAAACTCCCCCGTTCCTATAACCCACATCCATGTCCCCAAAACTCCCCTGTTCCTATAACCCACATCCAtgtccccaaaactcccccGTTCCTATAAtccacctccatgtccccaaAACTCCCCTGTTCCTATAACccacctccatgtccccaaAACTCCCCTGTTCCTATAACccacctccatgtccccaaAACTCCCCTGTTCCTATAACccacctccatgtccccaaaactcccccGTTCCTATAACCCACATCCACGTCCCCAAAACTCCCCTGTTCCTATAACccacctccatgtccccaaAACTCTCCCATTCCCAGAACCTCCATGTCCCCAAAGCTCTCCCATTCCTATAACCTCCATGTTCCCAAAACTCCCCTATTCCTATAATCCCTTTCCATGTCCCCAAAATTCCTTAATTCCCAGAACccacctccatgtccccaaAACTCTCCCATTCCTATAACCTGAATGTTCCCAAAactcccccattcccagaacctccatgtccccaaaactcccccGTTCCTATAACCCACATCCATGTCCCCAAAACTCTCCCATTCCCATAACCCTCCTCCAtgtccccaaaactcccccattcccagaaccTGCGTGTTCCCAAAactcccccattcccagaaccTCCATGTCCCCAAAACTCTCCCATTCCTATAACCCCTTTCCATCTTCCCAAAACTCCCCCATTCCCATGACCTGCATGTCCCCAGGGTGGCAGGTCCAGCAAACATTTGGGGTCTGAGAGGGAAGGTCGGTCTCATTTGGGGTCTGAGGGGGATTGTGGGGCCATTTGGGGTTTGAGGGGGAACAGGGATCCACTTTGGGGTCTGAGAGGGATTGGTGGGCTATTTGGGGTTTGAGGGGGAACGAGGGTCCACTTTGGGGTCTGAGAGGGATTGGTGGGCTATTTGGGGTTTGAGGGGGAACGAGGGTCTACTTTGGGGTCTCAAGGGGACTGTGGGGCCATTTGGGGTTTGAGGGGGAACAAGGATCCACTTTGGGGTCTGAGAGGGATTGGTGGGCTATTTGGGGTTTGAGGGGGAACGAGGGTCCACTTTGGGGTCTGAGGGGGACTGTGGGACCATTTGGGGTTTGAGGGGGAACGAGGGTCCACTTTGGGGTCTGAGAGGGATTGGTGTGCTATTTGGGGTTTGAGGGGGAACATGGGGTCATTGGAAGGCTGTGGATCCGTAAGGGGTCTGAAGGGGGGTTGTGGACTCATGGGGTTTAGGTGGAAGGGAGCATGACCCCACTGAGTGTCCATGGCGGGCTatggggtcactggggggggACTTGAGGGGCCATGGGCTCATTGGGGGGCCTTCAGTGGGGCCATGGACTAATTGGGGGGGGCTGAGGGGCCCCTGGGGTCACTGCGGGGGGTCAGGAGCTTattggggtctggggggtcgTGACCCCAGCGGGGTTCAGGGAGTCAATGGCAGTCAAAGGGAGGGGACACGCCCACCGGAGCGGACACGCCCACCGGACGGGACACACCCAACAAAGCCCCGCCCCGCAGCCACACCCTTGCAGACCCCGCCCACAGACCGAGCCCGGGACCCCCACCCCCCctcaggccacgccccctcgCGGAGCGCGGGACGGGCGGGGCGGAGCCTCCGCGCGCgctcccggcggggcggggcgtgGCCGCGGCCGCGCGCGCGCCGCTCTCACCTGCGCTCAGGTGCGGCCGCGGGCGCGCGCCGCCATCGCGCTctcccggcggggcggggcggggccggagAGGCGTGGCCTCCGCCCCGCGCATGcgcggcccccccccccccccttcacCTTCCCCGCCGCTTCCCGCCCGCCGCGTCCCTCGCGTTGCCGGGCGACGCGCGCGCTCCCCGCGGCGCGGCCTCTGATTGGctgcgggcgcggcgggcggccAATGGCGGCGGGCGTAGTTGCGGGGTGGGCGGGaggcgggagcgcggccgcgCGTGAGGGACGGGCGGAGCGGGCGAGCGGCCGTGAGGGGAGATGTCGGCTCGGGGCGGATTCGGCGACCCTCAGGTGCCGTGAGGGGCTTTCCCTTCTCAAAACCCTCCGGGCGGCgaggggggacacggggcacgGCCGGGGGGAATGGTTCGTGCGGCCCCCGAGGCCGGGAGAGCTCCGCGCGGAGAGAAAACGGGAGAAGTTCTCCTTTTAAATCAGCGGGGTTTAATACCGAGATGGGTATTCAGGGATTTCTCGCTTATCTTTCTGTCTGTTAAAACCCTTCAAATGACATTTTCTGCTcctattcctgtttttttaattttttttttttttttttaattttggcttctcgtcttttctgttttgaaacagCTTCTAACCCGGCGCATCCCCTCGAATCCCAAGTATCAACATATAAAAACTCGTCTGGATACTGGTAAGTAAAATTATTGTGGGGTAAAACTACCCGAAATTGGTGTAGGGTGACAGAAAAAGATAATTAATATCTTAATTATCTCTGCCCGGAGCTAAGTCACCCCAACCCTGCAGAATCCTTATTGTAGTTATAACTTGTCTCACcaaatattataaaaattacagaaatttcctatttataattattaaaaatataaaaaacttcTATTTACAATTTTCCTtcaaagctgaaattaaaacaagagCAAACTATACAatttatgtgtatttatatatttttttatgtacTTATGTGTATTTATCTTCACACATCACCGTGCACCCCCCTGAAAATTGAGATTAAATGCTCTGTGTGTAGGTGACCACATGTTTAAAGTCTTTGTTGCCttaaaacctgtttatttatttattttttctctactcttcttttttaaagaacactTTGGGGGTTAAATAGGTTTAAACTGGGTCAGGCTCTGTTGTGATGGTTCCCATAGAAATTACTGGTCTTGGAATTTCTGTCCATGGACTTTTCCTGTATCTTATCAAAGGTGTGGGTCAAGATAATTATTTGAGGGGTgtctttgtgggttttttttttgttgttaaagCAGCTGAATTTTATCCAGTAACGTTATCTTCTAGTGTTCTCACCAAAATGTTGGGGAAGGAACAGCAGATCcttggatttttctgtttagCTCTGCATTCCttgagagaaaagaggaaaactgtGCCATTTTTGTACCTTTTATTGCCACTGTGAAGGAGGATCTACAACAAACAGCTGTTTCCTTCAAAGCAATGAAAATTTAAGCCTCAATGGgcctgaagaaaataaataattgtaatgaattgattttttttttttttttggttacaGGAAATAGTTTGTCGAAATACATGGAAAAATTGGAAGAGATCAAAAGAAGTGAGTacctggggaggagcaggatgGGTTAAAAACGGGTTGGTTCAAAGCTCAAAGAGCAGGAGATGAATTCCAGGAGGTTTTCCTTGGAAATCTCCACAGATTGAATTGAAAAACCCAAGCAGGAATCTTCCAGATCCTTCTTTGTTATTGGATTTTATTATTGGAAGCTCTCTGAGCTAAGAAATCCAGGCTAGACTGATGTGGGAAGATTTATGGATCATTTCTGAGACTTGTATTTCACTTTTAGGTCACAACTTCAGCTCTTTTATCTTTATATAATTTCAGCTCCTATCAAAATACtccaaggcaggaaaaaaacaagctcATTTTTTGTGTTTACATTGTTTTCACCACTCCTAAACATTGATATTTTGAAGGCTTTAGGTTGCTCAGATTAATGAAggcctaaaatatttttattcctcttattttcccaccaaaaccaggcttttcaaatattttttcccaacaaAACCAATGATTTATGACTTTATTCCCAGATTATTCTCACATCAGGAGCCAGGAAAGCTCTTCAACCTCAAAGCTGCATTTATGGAGgtgaaaaaaagccctgaattGAGCTGAAAGCTCCATGAATTAGGATTTGAAATGTTCAGGTTTAGTTGTCAGCCCCACTTTCTGAGGGAGCTCAGGGGAATTTATTTGTGCAAAACAGGCCTTTGTTTgtggttggtttgttgggtttggggttggttttttttccaaacactgCAGGTCtttgggaggggaaaaatgaaaagaggaaTGACCTTGAGCTTTCCAAAATGCTCTATTGACTGAGATTTCAGTGCTGGACACTGccttgctttttatttgtgttgaaaatcttgggtttttttttttgttggtttccAATCTCACTGCGGATCTGTTCCCTGCagttcttttattcctttttttttttttttttttttttttggggaggaaCTTTCTCATTCTCTGCAGGCTGAATGGACACGTTGTGTTCCCAGGGAGTGGGGGAACTTCTCCCCCTTGGTTTCTCAGGGATAGATGACACCCTTTGGATGCAGATTTAAatccccagcacaggcacctcTCTGTCCCTTATGTAACGTGAGAGATTTAAATCCACGCCATCAAAAATTAAAGAGCTGCACCCACCACAGTCCATCCTTTGGAGGATTGATTGACTTGAGGACACACAGGAGggctcttccttctctctgctgtcgcttccctcctctcccaaaGCCCTCAGGAGCCCATCCCTGGAAAACAGAACCATTCCAAGCAAAACCATGTCAGAAAATTCCAACGGATCCGCCAGGACCGGACCGGGTACGTGGGGTTGCTTTtggagctggaagcagcacttCTGAGCTCTCTGGGAAGGCATTTTGGGTGGCAAAGGCAGGATCTAGGGCAAAGAGGctttttttggggtaaaaagTCCTTATTTGAGGTGGGAAGGAGCCATCCAGGAGCTGCATCGTTTGGCAGCAGTTctgctttggtgttttttatCCATCCAGCACTTCCcaagctttgctgcttttatttgtcCTTCTAAATGAAGTTTATTTGCCGTGACAGAAAGGCTCTTTTTTGACTTTTACTGGGCAATTTTAATCCTTGAGCAGATGAAACAGGAaataattacaggaaaaaattgtcgctgggtttttttttgaattaGAGGAAGATTTAACAACCACAGTTGAGGTTTGAAACCCGGTGGTTTTGCAAGAACCACGAGGGTCATTTCCCAGGTAATTGACATCCTGCAATCCAGTTTCTGCACCTCCTGTGCTTCAGCCCCGTGGTTTGCATGTGCAGTGGGTATTTTGGAAGGGCTCCTTTTTTCCTAGGACAACTTGTGAGGAGCAAAGAGGTGCTTGTTTTGCAGCCTGATCAAAATGATTTCAGGCAGGATGTTGAATTTGGGGAACTCTGAATGTGTTGGGAAGAGATCTCAGCCTCCAGCATTCCCATGGCTCTCTAAACAACTCAGCTGGGGAATTTCCATaagcaaatcccacaggaatttttttgtgtggtggCTGCAGGAATGTGCAGGGGAGcccttcccccttctcctcaTCTCCCCTAAGCTAATGGAACACTCAGCAGATGGTTTCAGAGGATTTAGAATCGTTGAACTGAGTGGATTTGCCCAAGATCCTGAGCTCCATTGTCATCCCTAGGAGTTgaacagctggagagggaccagctccttcccagccctgcctttccCAAAGGACAAAGCTCCCATTGCTTCCCAGGACAGGTTATTCCATATCAAGATGTTCCTACTGATACCCATCCTggcttctctttcctcctcccaccTTTTGTTTCACTCCAGGAGGtttctcccttcctctgcagGATCTGGATGGGACCAGGCTCCCACCTTGGCTCTGGGAATCTCTACTCTGGATctttgccagcagctctgctcagttttcttcttccctAAGCTGTGTCTTCAGGATTAAGATTCAATTAGGCCAGTTTCTTGTATTAATTACCCATTAAGACTCAATTAGTCCAGTTTCTTGTGTCAGTTATCCGTTCCTTGCGAGATCTGTGTCAGCAAgtggaaaaaatcagaatttaatGATCAGATAAAGTATAAaaatcttggattttttttaattgttaagATGAAACCTGCGTGTTTATCTTGGTATTTGCAAAGACACGATGCCCCGTGCTCTGATACTGCTGTAATttacacaaattaaaaattaaggtaAGTTAATCTTTTGGTTTAAGGAGCTTTGTGACTCCAATGGGCCCCAGagaacagcagggaaagggggaaatcCTGAACTGcttcctgccccagcaccaTGGAAATCATAAATTCATATTTGAGTCTAAAAGCAACTAAATCTTCCTCTTCCACTTCATCATGTCTGGACAAGATCTCTCTTTATAACTGgtcttaattaaaatttctctttataTCTGGGATTAATTAAACCTCCTCTTTATAACTGGTATTAATTAAACCCTTTCTTTATAACTGGCATTTCACAAACTCTCCAGATTTTCTGCTCTCATCCTTCAGCACAAACCTGCCCTGAATTCCTGCTTGGCTGTGGAAGAGTCTCAGAGAAAAGCTGGGATTAAGCCGTGACCTGGTGTCTaaaaaaaactgggaatgaGCTGAAAATTTACCTTGtcctctttgttttgtttttgtagaTTACAGGTATAAAAAGGATGAGCTGTTTAAAAGGCTGAAGGTGACAACTTTTGCTCAATTGGTACGTACAGATCCCTCTCTGGCCTCCAAAATCTTTTAGGAGCAGCATTTGTCCTTGGAATAAAAATTCCTCTGTAATTATTTAGCTTTAGTTGTAATTATTCTGTCTTGGCTTCATTCTGCctttaataaaagcaaataattcatTTCCACATTGGCCAAATGCCTTAATTACAAATTAAAGTTTGTGGTGACTACATCTTTGAAATTTATTCCTTATTTGATTTGTCCATTAACTTAAAAGGATCTTCAAGGATCgtgcaaaagaaaaaggctgtGTAAAACAGCACCTAAATCTGAATTTTGTGTCTGCAGCCCTCCGTGACCCCAGGTTTAACTGCAGAATGTGGGCAGTTGGGACTTCAAGGCTGTCTgtgcattattttatttaacagcagTGAAtcatgatattttaaaaagtgaaaaattgaTCAGGAAATAAAGAGCTGGGGAGTGCTGGTTCAAGAAAACTGCttcaaactagaaaaaaaaaaaatccaaattgtCTTctcaggagagaaggaaagggaaggtcAAACTTGGAGATGCAAAGAGTGGGATCCTGCAGACTcgggatttcttttttcccctggattGTTTTCCTTGAGCTGCTCCCTGCCGTGGATGTGGGGATCAGTGTCTGCTTGTTTTTTGTGCCCTGCAGGTTCTCCAGGTCGCCTCTCTGTCCAATGAAACCTTAGAAGTGACAAACGAGGAGCTGCACAAGCTGCAAGGTGACAGCACCGATGGCAGGGACATagtgggagagctgggggtcGCTGCCAGGGGGTGaagtggcagagctggcactgcagcagggcttaatcagggggaaaaatggaaaaataaaacttcaccTCTGGCTTGGGAATAGAAACACTCCTAACAAAAGAAGGGTTTGCAACTAGGAAAGGCCTTGTGCTGGCAGCAACATAATCCACAtcaaaaattctgttttattgaCTTCTTCAAATGAGAGCTCAAGCCCTAAAAAATCTGTTGgctctttattatttttaataaggagCCTCTGGGTAAATTCTCCTCATTAAGAGGATGAAGCTAAATCTGtcacacttttctttccaggaatAGAAACTGCCCTTAAAACCTGCTTGTTtacctcctgcagctccttagCTCCTCGTGCCCTCTTCTCTCCCCAGATGCTGATGGTGCAGGTGACAACGCAGCGGGGACAAATGGGAAAGGGAGCCCTGAGGGGAcacccagccctgtcctgttCCTGAACAACTCAGGAGCCGGGGAATCCCATCGCTCCACGCTCCAGAGGTGCCTCACAGTAACATCATTTTCTTCCTGGCTTAGCTGATGATTATTTGAGCCCAGCTGCTGATTTTAAATTGCTGCTGAGTGGTTTTATCCTGTATTTCTCATTAAAGCCTGGGTTTGTAGGTGAGAGGGGGGGGGGATTGGCAGGATTTCCTGTTGGAATGGGTTTGGATTAAACAGCAACCCAAGGTTGTTGTCACCTGATGAAGGTCTGACAAAGAAATGTGTTTGTGGGATTCCATCCAGGCCCCCACATTCCAGAATTTTGGGGATAACACAGTGCTCTGGTCAACTCAGTCATGTGCATTCCTGTTAGTGATGGTTTTGTATAGAtatggagggacaggacacagggaatggcttcaaagtgacacagggatattgggaaggaattcctggctgggagggtggggaggggctggaatagaattcccagagaagctggagctgcccctggatccctggcagtgtccaaagctgggctggacagggtttggagcactctgggatagtgtccctgcccatggcagggtgtggAATGAGATCCTTAaggccccttcccacccaaaccattctgggattgaGAATAACTCCAAACCCACCATGTGAGGAGATCCCAGGATGGTTCTGGAAGAGGCAGCTTTATGCCAGCTCTTCCCCAGCCTTGGAAGTGGTGGGGAACCACAACAGCATTCCTTAACCTGCCTTTCCCTTTGCAGCGTGATCAGTGGGGTTGGGGAGCTGGACGTGGAGAAGGATTCTCcgaaggaggaggaggacaccCAGGCCAAGGAGAGGCCTTATCCCGACTGCCCGTTCCTGCTGCTGGACGTGCGGGACCGCGACGCCTACGAGCAGTGCCACATCGTGGGAGGTGAGCAGCCACAGTCCCACAGGCACCTGGGCACGGATTTCAGCTCTGGGAATGCCAGCTCTGCACTTTGTCCCCCAGCTGGGACGTCACTGGGTGTTCCCAGTGCTTATCCCTCCTTCCTGGGAGGGGATGAGGGGCCTGAGCTGATGTTAATCCCATACTCAGTGGGTTCTCAAGGCTGTTGGTGTTCAGCCTCTGGAtgattttccctctttttgttttatttccccttctACAGCTTATTCCTACCCCATTGCAACGTTGTCTAGAACCATGAATCCATATACAAATAACATTCTGGAATATGTATCCTTTACATGGGAACGTGAGGGGATGTTGGTGGGAGCTCCCAAAATCAATTGGAGTTTATCCAAGCAAAATTAGGAATCTCAAAAAGAGTGGGACAGGAGGTGGAGTTGCCTGGTGCAGCTCCACTGCCCCCATCAGATGCTGGATTCTATTTCCTCAAGGCTGCTCTTGACTCCAGTGAGAGCTGCCTGGATTTGGcatttccctggatttgggcTGCTGGAAGGCCAAGCCAGACTTGGGCTTTGCTCTCCTGCTGTTGCTCCAGGGATGCATCCATCAAATCCTTTGGCTTCCTGTCAGCACCTTGATGGGactggggacagacagaggaTTATTAAGTGGGATTAGGCTGATCATTCCCAGGCTGTTGATTCTGAGGGGAGGTTGTAAACAAAGGGGCTGTTGCCATTCCCAATCTTCAAGCAATGCTGGATCCAGTGGGAATTAAGCTGTGCCTGGCAAGCCTCAGCCACTGAGAATTCTGCAGAGAGAACGTTCAAGCCAAGTATGGAGTCTTCCCCTCCCCAATCCCACTTGTCTCTTTTGCTTCCTAAAATGTTTCAATATCCTCTTAAGTTCCGAAGTGACTCCTTAACAATTCCCATGGCAGAAAAATGCCCATGGAAAAATCATCATCGTGTACGACAACGACGAGCGCTTGGCGAGCCAGGCGGCCACCACCATGTGTGAGAGGGGCTTCGAGAACCTCTTCATGTTATCTGGGGGTaggtggggctgggagagctcccccagccctcctgggggAAAGGAGAGTGGGGAGCAACTTGTGGGAGCTGGAGATGGGGAAGATCTGGGTTGTGGAATCacgggatggtttgggttggaaggaaacTGAAGGATCATCCAGTTGTGTCcctatgggcagggacacctcccaccatcccagggtggcCTTGgacatccagcctggccttggacattccagggatgcaggggcagccccagctgctctggcaattccagcccagccaggaattcccaattcccaagatcccatccatgcctgccctctggcagtgggagccattccctgtgtcctgtccctgcaggccttgtccccagtccctctgcagctctcctggagcccctggaatgtgctggaagctctctctggatccttcccttctccaggggaacattcccagctctgggagcagctccaaggCCTCCtttggactctctccagcagctccacgtcctgCTGCCATTGTCCCCAGAGTTGGACTCCATGTGGgatctcacctgagcagggcacaggggcagaattcccccctctcctgccacccACATTTCTCCATCCAAACTTTGGCCCTGTGGCTGCATCAATCCCTCGTGACTGGTCCCTCCTGACCCATCCAGCTGGGATaacagctgctctgtgtccctgcaggcctcAAGGTCCTTGCCCAGAAGATCCCAGAGGGCTTGATCACCGGCACGCTCCCCGCGTCCTGCCAGGTGGCAGCTCCCACGGGAACTGGCCGGAGGAAAGCGGCTCCCAGGCTGCCACCCACACGTGCAGAGAACAAGTGGAGGTTTTCTGCAGATGACCTGCAGAAGTTAAAGCATTacctggctgaggagcagatTCCTTCAGACACTGCCAGTAAGAGTCCAGTGCTGCCTTTTTGGGCTTGCCTAAAAGCACAGGGCCAGGCTGATGCCTCAGggtttagcttttatattttt from Vidua chalybeata isolate OUT-0048 chromosome 5, bVidCha1 merged haplotype, whole genome shotgun sequence includes:
- the CEP41 gene encoding centrosomal protein of 41 kDa isoform X1, which codes for MVRAAPEAGRAPRGEKTGEVLLLNQRGLIPRWLLTRRIPSNPKYQHIKTRLDTGNSLSKYMEKLEEIKRNYRYKKDELFKRLKVTTFAQLVLQVASLSNETLEVTNEELHKLQDADGAGDNAAGTNGKGSPEGTPSPVLFLNNSGAGESHRSTLQSVISGVGELDVEKDSPKEEEDTQAKERPYPDCPFLLLDVRDRDAYEQCHIVGAYSYPIATLSRTMNPYTNNILEYKNAHGKIIIVYDNDERLASQAATTMCERGFENLFMLSGGLKVLAQKIPEGLITGTLPASCQVAAPTGTGRRKAAPRLPPTRAENKWRFSADDLQKLKHYLAEEQIPSDTASRLSRGLSGHDSKLSSVRSNPSPARTMGSLSSRSHSRTSIQNRPWK
- the CEP41 gene encoding centrosomal protein of 41 kDa isoform X2 yields the protein MSARGGFGDPQLLTRRIPSNPKYQHIKTRLDTGNSLSKYMEKLEEIKRNYRYKKDELFKRLKVTTFAQLVLQVASLSNETLEVTNEELHKLQDADGAGDNAAGTNGKGSPEGTPSPVLFLNNSGAGESHRSTLQSVISGVGELDVEKDSPKEEEDTQAKERPYPDCPFLLLDVRDRDAYEQCHIVGAYSYPIATLSRTMNPYTNNILEYKNAHGKIIIVYDNDERLASQAATTMCERGFENLFMLSGGLKVLAQKIPEGLITGTLPASCQVAAPTGTGRRKAAPRLPPTRAENKWRFSADDLQKLKHYLAEEQIPSDTASRLSRGLSGHDSKLSSVRSNPSPARTMGSLSSRSHSRTSIQNRPWK